In Deinococcus depolymerans, the following are encoded in one genomic region:
- a CDS encoding ABC transporter permease — protein sequence MTTMPAPPTGGHVSRLSRLALPWAVARLGFRRQVAYPQAALWGLITNSFFGLLRVAVLLALFGTRPQVAGYTPQDAITYTGLTQAFIMAFSLFGWFDFMRAVHRGEVTADLLRPASLLGFWAAQDAGRALGQLVLRGLPMLLIFQVIWGLNWPPGPLAWAQVVLSVLLAWACGFLFRFLVNCAAFWSPDAVGFGRFAWAVLGLGCGFLMPLAFFPEGFRAVLAWTPFPAMLNTTVELWVGVTTGGAAWAALGTQLGWTVALLLACRVTLRAGLRRLEVAGG from the coding sequence ATGACCACCATGCCCGCCCCCCCCACGGGGGGCCACGTTTCACGTCTGTCCCGGCTGGCGCTGCCCTGGGCGGTGGCCCGGCTGGGCTTCCGGCGGCAGGTCGCGTACCCGCAGGCGGCCCTGTGGGGCCTGATCACCAACTCGTTCTTCGGCCTGCTGCGCGTGGCGGTGCTGCTGGCACTCTTCGGCACGCGCCCGCAGGTGGCCGGGTACACCCCGCAGGACGCCATCACGTACACCGGCCTGACCCAGGCGTTCATCATGGCCTTCAGCCTGTTCGGCTGGTTCGACTTCATGCGCGCCGTCCACCGGGGCGAGGTGACGGCGGACCTGCTGCGCCCCGCCAGCCTGCTGGGCTTCTGGGCCGCGCAGGACGCCGGGCGGGCCCTGGGGCAGCTGGTGCTGCGCGGCCTGCCCATGCTGCTGATCTTCCAGGTCATCTGGGGCCTGAACTGGCCGCCCGGCCCGCTCGCGTGGGCGCAGGTCGTCCTGAGCGTCCTGCTCGCCTGGGCGTGCGGGTTCCTGTTCCGCTTCCTGGTGAACTGCGCGGCGTTCTGGTCGCCGGACGCGGTGGGCTTCGGGCGCTTCGCGTGGGCGGTGCTGGGCCTGGGCTGCGGCTTCCTGATGCCCCTGGCGTTCTTCCCGGAAGGCTTTCGCGCCGTGCTGGCCTGGACGCCCTTTCCCGCCATGCTGAACACCACCGTGGAACTCTGGGTGGGCGTCACCACGGGCGGCGCGGCGTGGGCGGCGCTGGGCACGCAACTGGGCTGGACCGTGGCGCTGCTGCTCGCCTGCCGGGTCACGCTCCGGGCGGGCCTGCGGCGGCTGGAGGTGGCCGGTGGCTGA
- a CDS encoding ABC transporter permease: protein MADLRRHLTLYLRLLGAQIRSQGAHRTSFLLDALGSLLITAAEFAALALVLPRFGGLGGWTLGEICLLYGLAELAFVLMDILFGGFDAPNLSAHVRSGSFSTFLLRPAPLTLQVFASDFALRRLPRVLLAAAIAGYGLTHAPLAPGPETAALLTAAMLGMICFFGGLFVIGGTLTFWTVDSVEAMNVLTYGGRTLISYPMDIYSAWLRRTFTYLIPAGFLSYLPALHLLGRPLPDGLPGWAALLGPLAGPLVLAGAFAFWRVGVRHYQGTGT, encoded by the coding sequence GTGGCTGACCTGCGGCGTCACCTGACCCTGTACCTGCGGCTGCTGGGCGCGCAGATCCGCTCGCAGGGCGCGCACCGCACCTCGTTCCTCCTCGACGCGCTGGGCAGCCTGCTGATCACCGCCGCCGAGTTCGCCGCGCTCGCCCTGGTCCTCCCACGCTTCGGCGGGCTGGGCGGCTGGACGCTGGGCGAGATCTGCCTGCTGTACGGCCTCGCGGAACTCGCGTTCGTCCTCATGGACATCCTGTTCGGGGGTTTCGACGCGCCCAACCTGTCCGCGCACGTCCGCAGCGGCTCGTTCAGCACCTTCCTGCTGCGCCCCGCCCCGCTGACCCTGCAGGTGTTCGCCTCCGACTTCGCGCTGCGCCGCCTGCCGCGCGTCCTGCTTGCCGCCGCCATCGCCGGGTACGGCCTCACGCACGCCCCCCTCGCGCCCGGCCCGGAAACGGCCGCCCTGCTGACCGCCGCCATGCTGGGCATGATCTGCTTCTTCGGCGGGCTGTTCGTCATCGGCGGCACCCTCACCTTCTGGACGGTGGACAGCGTCGAGGCCATGAACGTCCTGACCTACGGCGGCCGCACCCTGATCAGCTACCCCATGGACATCTACTCCGCCTGGCTGCGGCGCACCTTCACGTACCTGATCCCCGCCGGGTTCCTGTCCTACCTGCCCGCCCTGCACCTGCTGGGCCGCCCCCTGCCCGACGGCCTGCCCGGCTGGGCCGCGCTGCTCGGCCCGCTGGCCGGACCGCTCGTGCTGGCCGGGGCGTTCGCGTTCTGGCGGGTCGGCGTGCGGCACTACCAGGGCACCGGGACATGA
- a CDS encoding ATP-binding cassette domain-containing protein, with product MIHVEHLRKTFTTRTGRFLSAGRRTHEAVRDVSFHIPRGEIVGYLGPNGAGKSTTVKILTGLLVPDSGAVTVGGLTPWQDRRRHVARLGAVFGQRTTLWWDLPVIESLRLLRHVYRIPQGHWQANLDTFTDLLDLGPFLHTPARTLSLGQRMRADLAAALLHDPELLFLDEPTVGLDVVAKDRIRDFIAHINREREVTVLLTTHDLGDVERLARRVLIIDHGQLLFDGRLAHLQAQYGSHRELHVEFSEPVPDAGVPGLTLLSHEPGRATYAFTGAAADPIARVTAHAPVRDLTVREPDIEATVRRIYEGDLLRAALT from the coding sequence ATGATTCACGTCGAGCACCTGCGCAAGACCTTCACCACCCGCACCGGCCGCTTCCTGAGCGCGGGGCGGCGCACCCACGAGGCCGTCCGGGACGTGTCCTTCCACATCCCACGCGGCGAGATCGTCGGGTACCTCGGGCCGAACGGGGCGGGCAAGAGCACCACCGTCAAGATCCTCACCGGGCTGCTCGTACCCGACAGTGGCGCCGTCACCGTGGGCGGCCTGACCCCCTGGCAGGACCGCCGCCGCCACGTCGCGCGGCTCGGCGCGGTGTTCGGGCAGCGCACCACCCTGTGGTGGGACCTGCCGGTCATCGAGAGCCTGCGCCTGCTGCGGCACGTGTACCGCATCCCGCAAGGCCACTGGCAGGCGAACCTGGACACCTTCACCGACCTGCTCGACCTCGGGCCGTTCCTGCACACCCCCGCCCGCACCCTCTCGCTGGGCCAGCGGATGCGGGCCGACCTCGCCGCCGCGCTGCTGCACGACCCGGAACTGCTGTTCCTGGACGAACCCACCGTCGGCCTCGACGTCGTGGCGAAGGACCGCATCCGCGACTTCATCGCGCACATCAACCGCGAACGCGAGGTCACGGTACTCCTCACCACGCACGACCTCGGGGACGTCGAGCGCCTCGCGCGGCGCGTGCTGATCATCGACCACGGACAACTGCTGTTCGACGGCCGGCTGGCGCACCTGCAGGCGCAGTACGGCTCGCACCGCGAACTGCACGTGGAGTTCAGCGAACCCGTCCCCGACGCCGGGGTGCCGGGCCTGACCCTCCTGAGCCACGAACCGGGCCGCGCCACGTACGCCTTCACGGGCGCCGCTGCGGACCCCATCGCCCGCGTCACCGCTCACGCCCCCGTCCGGGACCTGACCGTGCGCGAACCGGACATCGAGGCCACCGTCCGGCGCATCTACGAGGGCGACCTGCTGCGCGCCGCACTAACATGA
- a CDS encoding DNA-3-methyladenine glycosylase, with translation MPPPLPPSHFRGDPVPVARALLGGTLVRVLDGGERLTGRIVEVEAYDCPRDPACTAGRFHAARSAEMAIPPGTWLFWTAHGHPLLQVACRPEGVSASVLIRALEPLEGLGQMLSFRPVIRERDLTNGPAKLVYALGLNPAQISGRPVNAPELHLLPPPAPLPDEMVEVTARVGIREGRTLPWRFTMRGNPWVSPAAPSMDLSVTPDG, from the coding sequence ATGCCCCCCCCGCTCCCGCCGTCCCACTTCCGGGGCGATCCGGTTCCCGTCGCCCGCGCGCTGCTGGGGGGGACGCTGGTGCGCGTGCTGGACGGCGGGGAACGCCTGACCGGGCGGATCGTCGAGGTCGAGGCCTACGACTGCCCCCGCGATCCCGCCTGCACCGCCGGACGCTTCCACGCGGCCCGCAGCGCCGAGATGGCCATCCCGCCCGGCACGTGGCTGTTCTGGACCGCGCACGGCCACCCGCTGCTGCAGGTCGCGTGCCGCCCGGAGGGCGTGTCCGCCAGCGTCCTGATCCGCGCCCTTGAACCGCTGGAGGGCCTGGGCCAGATGCTGAGCTTCCGGCCCGTCATCCGCGAACGCGACCTGACGAACGGCCCCGCCAAACTCGTGTACGCGCTGGGCCTGAACCCCGCGCAGATCAGCGGGCGGCCCGTGAACGCCCCGGAACTCCACCTGCTGCCGCCCCCCGCCCCCCTTCCGGACGAGATGGTGGAGGTCACCGCCCGCGTCGGCATCCGCGAGGGCCGCACCCTCCCGTGGCGCTTCACGATGCGCGGCAACCCCTGGGTGTCACCCGCCGCGCCCAGCATGGACCTGAGCGTCACCCCGGACGGGTAG